The proteins below are encoded in one region of Oncorhynchus masou masou isolate Uvic2021 chromosome 15, UVic_Omas_1.1, whole genome shotgun sequence:
- the angptl1a gene encoding angiopoietin-related protein 1a, which produces MQGVVGVRRGVSWSLCGLLCLSVWGLSQCSGSRQARETKDQPRDHPMLRAKRAPADDVKKCSYTFLIPEQKITGPVCASATGPEPDKERVTRIDIADVREVLSKQRREIETMQLVVDVDGNMVNEMKLLRKESRNMNSRVTQLYMQLLHEIIRKRDNSLELAQLETRVLNVTSEMLRLASRYKELEGRFALMAGLVNNQSVLIAALEEQCLRTLGHSELPVVPPLVQVVPESIPVNSRFTNEIQRDHTNRAFPRGSRMDSPTASPFALNPPPPQGTLTSDGPFKDCYQVRQAGHSTSGMYLLKSEGSDRLIQAWCEHGLDNGGWTVLQRRKDGSVNFFRNWENYKKGFGNIDSEYWLGLENIYNLGKQGDYRLLVELEDWVGKKVYAEYSSFHLEPESEGYRLRLGTYQGNAGDSLSSHNGKMFTTLDRDKDAFSGNCAHFHKGGWWYNACGQTNLNGVWYSGGVYRSKFQDGIFWAEYGGGFYSLKSVRMMIRPID; this is translated from the exons ATGCAGGGTGTGGTTGGGGTGAGACGGGGGGTGTCGTGGAGCCTGTGTGGcctgctctgcctctctgtctggggGCTGAGCCAGTGCAGCGgttccagacaggccagagagacCAAGGACCAGCCCAGGGACCATCCCATGCTCAGGGCCAAACGGGCTCCTGCTGATGATGTCAAGAAGTGCTCCTACACCTTCCTCATTCCCGAGCAGAAGATCACAG GCCCCGTCTGTGCCAGCGCCACGGGCCCAGAGCCGGACAAAGAGCGTGTGACGCGGATCGACATAGCTGACGTGAGAGAGGTGCTGTCCAAGCAGAGACGGGAGATTGAGACCATGCAGCTGGTGGTAGACGTGGACGGCAACATGGTGAACGAGATGAAGCTGCTGAGGAAAGAGAGCAGGAACATGAACTCCAGGGTGACCCAGCTTTACATGCAGCTGCTGCACGAGATCATCAGGAAGAGGGACAACTCCCTGGAGCTGGCCCAGCTGGAGACCCGGGTTCTCAATGTCACCTCAGAGATGCTGAGACTGGCTTCACGCTACAAG GAGCTGGAGGGGCGTTTCGCATTGATGGCAGGGTTGGTGAATAACCAGTCGGTGCTGATCGCTGCGTTGGAGGAGCAGTGTCTGCGGACCCTGGGGCATAGTGAACTACCTGTGGTCCCCCCGCTGGTCCAGGTGGTGCCAGAGAGTATCCCCGTCAACAGCCGCTTTACCAACGAGATACAGAGGGACCATACCAACCGAGCCTTCCCACGGGGGTCACGCATGGACTCCCCCACTGCCTCCCCATTTGCACTCAATCCGCCGCCACCGCAGGGCACGCTCACCTCAGACG gTCCGTTTAAGGATTGCTACCAGGTGCGCCAGGCGGGCCACAGCACCAGTGGGATGTACCTGCTTAAGTCCGAGGGCAGTGACCGGCTGATCCAGGCCTGGTGTGAACACGGCCTAGACAACGGAGGCTGGACTGTGCTACAGAGGAGGAAGGATGGATCGGTCAACTTCTTCAGGAACTGGGAGAACTACAAG AAAGGCTTTGGGAACATTGACAGTGAGTACTGGCTGGGTCTGGAGAACATCTATAACCTAGGGAAGCAGGGGGACTACAGGCTGCTGGTAGAGCTGGAGGACTGGGTGGGAAAGAAGGTGTATGCCGAGTACAGCAGCTTCCACCTGGAGCCTGAGAGTGAGGGGTACCGCCTGAGACTGGGCACCTACCAGGGGAACGCTGGAGACTCCCTCAGCAGCCACAATGGGAAAATGTTCACCACGCTGGACAGGGACAAGGACGCTTTCTCAG gTAACTGTGCTCACTTCCATAAGGGTGGCTGGTGGTACAATGCCTGTGGCCAGACCAACCTGAACGGAGTATGGTACAGCGGAGGGGTTTACCGCAGTAAGTTCCAGGATGGAATCTTCTGGGCCGAGTACGGAGGAGGGTTCTACTCCCTCAAGTCTGTCCGCATGATGATCCGACCTATCGATTGA